ACTTCGACACGCCCTAATTGTTTCATCCGTTTTTTCCCTTCTTTTTGCTTTTCCCATAATTTGCGTTTTCGGGAAATATCCCCACCATAGCACTTGGCCGTAACATTTTTCTTGAGTGCGCCAATGGTTTCCCTGGCAATAATGCGTTTGCCTATGGTCGCTTGAATGACAATCTCGAACATTTGCTTGGGTATGAGTTCTTTCATTTTTTCGGCTAATTGTCGCCCGCGGCTTTGCACTTTATCCTTATGGGCGATAATGGAGAGCGCATCTACCGTCTCCCCATTCAGCAATAAATCCAATTTCACTAATTCGGACTCGCGATAGCCGAGCAATTCATAGTCCAAGGATGCATACCCTTGTGTGCGGGATTTCAGGCGATCATAGAAGTCTAACACAATTTCATTGAGAGGGATCTCATAGATTAACATGGATCGGGTTGGATCCAGATATTGCAGCCCGACTTGAATGCCACGACGTTCCTGACACAACTGAAGAACATTTCCGATATAGCGCTCAGGCGTAATCATGGTGGCTTTAATATAAGGCTCTTCAATTCGTTCGATCTGTGAAGGATCCGGAAGTTTGGAGGGATTGTCGATGACCAGGGTTTCGCCTTTGGTGGTCGTCACACGATACACCACCGTCGGGGCGGTACTGATCAGATCGAGTCCGTATTCCCGTTCCAAGCGTTCCCGAATAATTTCCATGTGGAGAAGCCCTAAAAACCCACATCGAAACCCAAATCCCAAGGCCAGAGACGTTTCCGGTTCATAGACAAAGGAGGAATCATTCAGCTGCAACTTTTCCAGAGAATCCCGCAGGTCCTCAAACTTGGCATTGTCGGTGGTATATAACCCGCAAAAGACTACCGGTTTGACATCCCGGTAACCGGGCAAGGCCATGCTTGTCGGGCGCTTTGAATCCGTAATGGTATCGCCAATTTTAGTGTCCGATAGTTCTTTCATCCCGGCACAGATGTACCCGACTTCCCCAGGCCCCAGCCGGTTCACCTTGGTTCGTTTCGGTGAAAAGACGCCCACCTCCAGGACTTCAAATTCACGTCCGGAAAACATGAGCTTAATCATCATATTGGGGGTGATTTCTCCATCCATGACTCGAAGGAGCACCACGGCGCCCTGGTAATTGTCGAACCAGGAATCAAAAATCAGGGCTTTTAACGGTTGTTCAATTGAACCGACGGGGGGCGGGATAATTTTCACCACTCCTTCAAGCACCTCCTTTACCCCTCGTCCATCTTTGGCACTGACTAAAAATGCCTCTTCACTCGACAACCCCAACACATCTCGAATTTGGACTTTGACCCCTTCGACATCAGCGCTCGGCAAATCAATTTTATTAATGACAGGAATGATCACCAAATCATTCGAAATTGCCAGATAGGCATTGGCGATTGTCTGGGCCTCCACGCCCTGGGTGGCATCGATTAACAACAGTGCTCCTTCACAGGCCGCCAGGCTGCGTGATACCTCATAGGCAAAGTCCACATGTCCAGGAGTATCAATGAGGTTAAACTGATATTCCTGGCCATCCGAACTCCGAAATCGTGCTGTGACGGCATGCGCTTTGATCGTAATACCGCGCTCACGCTCCAGGTCCATGGCATCCAGATATTGCGCACGGGCCTCACGTGCAGATACGGCACCGGTGATCTCCAAAAACCGGTCGGCAAGAGTAGATTTGCCGTGGTCGATATGAGCAATAATTGAAAAATTGCGGATGTGGGTTTGAGGAAAGGCTTTACTCATTCGAAGTGACTGTGATTGTAATGTGACCCTAAAAGGTTGTCAAAATTCAATGGATTCCGCTAGGTTATTTCCTGAAAAACGACCATGACTCTCAATACGACCCGCACAGTATTAGAAAAAGACGATCGTGAGTACGTGTGGCACCCTTTTACCCAAATGCAGGAATGGGAACGCCAGCCTCCTCTCATCATCAGACGCGGAAAAGGTTCCTATGTCTATGATATGGATGGCAACGCCTATCTCGATGCGACGGCATCCATCTGGGTCAATATTCATGGGCATCGACATCCTCGCATTGATGAGGCCATTCGTCATCAACTGACCCAGGTGGCTCATACGACGTTGCTGGGGCTTTCCAACCCACCAGCCATTCAATTGGCAAAGGCCCTTATTCGCCTGGCACCCAAAGGGTTACAAAAAGTCTTCTATTCCGACAACGGCTCCACCGCCGTTGAAGTTGCCGCAAAAATGGCTATTCAGTATTGGCAACAATGTCCGAATCCCCAACCACGAAAAACACGGTTTATCCATCTTGGCATGTCCTATCACGGGGACACGGTGGGAGGAATGAGCCTCAGCGGAGTCGAACTGTTCCGCAGATCTTTTTCTCCACTCCTCTTTGCAAGCCATGACGTGGAGCCACCTTATTGCTATCGATGTCCCCTTCAATTGCATTTCCCTCAATGTCGGCTCGCCTGTCTTGATCCGCTTGAAAAACTTCTCTCCACACAGCATCAAGAAATTGCAGGCCTCATTCTTGAGCCTATGGTGCAAGCGGTCGCCGGGATCATTCCTTCGCCTCCAGGATACTTGAAACGCGTCAGGGAGTTATGCACGCGGTACAAGGTCCTGTTTATTGCCGATGAGGTTGCCACCGGGTTTGGACGAACAGGTCGGATGTTTGCCTGTGAGCATGAAGACATTTCTCCGGATATCATGGCGATTGCCAAAGGTTTAACGGGAGGCTATCTCCCATTGGCCGCCACACTGACGACAAACGCCATTTATCAAGCGTTTTTGGGAGAAGGGCACGAAAACAAAACATTTTTCCATGGACATAGTTATGCGGGAAATCCCTTGGGATGCGCGGCGGCTCTGGCCAACCTTGCCATCTTTAAGAGTGAACGAACTCTCGCAAAACTTCAACGACGGATCCCTAAATTTCGCAGAGCTCTTGACTCCCTGACCGAAGACCCTTGGGTTGGGGATATCCGGCAATGTGGCTTTATGGTTGGGATTGAATTGGTTCAACAAAAATCCACAAAAATGCCATTCCCTGCCTCCGAACGTATTGGCCAGAAAATAGCCATGACTGCGAGAACATTAGGCCTGCTGATCCGTCCCATCGGGACCATTATGATTCTCATTCCCCCCCTTTCGGCAAGTGCCAAAGAACTCGATCAAATGGTGTCTATTTTAAAACTGGCCATGTCAGTGGTCCGTGCATCCAGCACATCTTTCCCCAGACCATCACCTCCGGAAGTATTGAATCGTCCCCTAGACTAGATGAGCTCAACCGTCTGACCAATGCGCAATTGGCATCGGTCCACGGCTCGTCCTTGCTTCACAAAAATCTCGATATGCCCATTACTATTGATGAGACCTTCCGGGTATCCCAAGGCACCTTCTTCGTAATGTGTTTTTATTCCCTTGATGACCACCTCTCCAATTTTGAGCCCGGAGTATTCTTTCTTGGTCACGGATCGAAACGTCTCTATGTCGGTCAAGGTCAGATTCGTGATGGCATTGCCAAAATGGTCAATATAGACAATTCGCCCATGGAGGGCATGTCCATCCATACGTGGGGGATCAAGGGGAAGTTTGACATAATCATGAATGAGGCGCCCGTACGAACCGGGAACCTGCCCCTTCGTCAACCAGGCTGCGGAAGGCGCAAATAAATCCCGTCCATCAAAGGTCGCGCCCATGGAGTCCAACCGATATTGTTTATTTTCAATCGATCGAACTTGAATCGCGGTTTCCTCTTCAAGGACATACGTCAAAACCCCATTATCCGGAGCCAGGAAAAAATGCCTGGAAGTTGAAACCAAAATCGCTCTTCGAGAACTCCCTACCCCGGGATCTACGACCACCACATGCACCGTTCCATCTGGAAAGTATTGATAGCATGATTTTAAAAAAAATGCCGCTTGTTCAACCCCATGCGCCGGAATTTGATGCGTCAGATCGACGGTGCGTATTTGAGAATTAATTCCGAGCATTACGCCCTTCATACTTGGAACAAAATAATCGACATCCCCAAAATCTGTAATCAACGTAACCAAGGATATGGCGGAAGGCATGATTATAGCTCCTCAAAACAAATGGACTGGATTTGATATTCAATAACTCCGGCGGGTCGATGTACTTCAACAATATCCCCCACTTGATGCCCGATCAGCG
Above is a window of Candidatus Nitrospira neomarina DNA encoding:
- the lepA gene encoding translation elongation factor 4 is translated as MSKAFPQTHIRNFSIIAHIDHGKSTLADRFLEITGAVSAREARAQYLDAMDLERERGITIKAHAVTARFRSSDGQEYQFNLIDTPGHVDFAYEVSRSLAACEGALLLIDATQGVEAQTIANAYLAISNDLVIIPVINKIDLPSADVEGVKVQIRDVLGLSSEEAFLVSAKDGRGVKEVLEGVVKIIPPPVGSIEQPLKALIFDSWFDNYQGAVVLLRVMDGEITPNMMIKLMFSGREFEVLEVGVFSPKRTKVNRLGPGEVGYICAGMKELSDTKIGDTITDSKRPTSMALPGYRDVKPVVFCGLYTTDNAKFEDLRDSLEKLQLNDSSFVYEPETSLALGFGFRCGFLGLLHMEIIRERLEREYGLDLISTAPTVVYRVTTTKGETLVIDNPSKLPDPSQIERIEEPYIKATMITPERYIGNVLQLCQERRGIQVGLQYLDPTRSMLIYEIPLNEIVLDFYDRLKSRTQGYASLDYELLGYRESELVKLDLLLNGETVDALSIIAHKDKVQSRGRQLAEKMKELIPKQMFEIVIQATIGKRIIARETIGALKKNVTAKCYGGDISRKRKLWEKQKEGKKRMKQLGRVEVPQEAFLAILKTDPN
- a CDS encoding SAM hydrolase/SAM-dependent halogenase family protein, yielding MPSAISLVTLITDFGDVDYFVPSMKGVMLGINSQIRTVDLTHQIPAHGVEQAAFFLKSCYQYFPDGTVHVVVVDPGVGSSRRAILVSTSRHFFLAPDNGVLTYVLEEETAIQVRSIENKQYRLDSMGATFDGRDLFAPSAAWLTKGQVPGSYGRLIHDYVKLPLDPPRMDGHALHGRIVYIDHFGNAITNLTLTDIETFRSVTKKEYSGLKIGEVVIKGIKTHYEEGALGYPEGLINSNGHIEIFVKQGRAVDRCQLRIGQTVELI
- the bioA gene encoding adenosylmethionine--8-amino-7-oxononanoate transaminase: MTLNTTRTVLEKDDREYVWHPFTQMQEWERQPPLIIRRGKGSYVYDMDGNAYLDATASIWVNIHGHRHPRIDEAIRHQLTQVAHTTLLGLSNPPAIQLAKALIRLAPKGLQKVFYSDNGSTAVEVAAKMAIQYWQQCPNPQPRKTRFIHLGMSYHGDTVGGMSLSGVELFRRSFSPLLFASHDVEPPYCYRCPLQLHFPQCRLACLDPLEKLLSTQHQEIAGLILEPMVQAVAGIIPSPPGYLKRVRELCTRYKVLFIADEVATGFGRTGRMFACEHEDISPDIMAIAKGLTGGYLPLAATLTTNAIYQAFLGEGHENKTFFHGHSYAGNPLGCAAALANLAIFKSERTLAKLQRRIPKFRRALDSLTEDPWVGDIRQCGFMVGIELVQQKSTKMPFPASERIGQKIAMTARTLGLLIRPIGTIMILIPPLSASAKELDQMVSILKLAMSVVRASSTSFPRPSPPEVLNRPLD